The proteins below come from a single Danio aesculapii chromosome 23, fDanAes4.1, whole genome shotgun sequence genomic window:
- the LOC130217610 gene encoding P2Y purinoceptor 1: MMENASSVHSDVKFLLFQRYLFPPVYILVLVLGLIGNLGALYYFIFKIQQKSPSNIYIINLAVADTLFLFALPFRIHYHLNDSNWIFGDAMCRITGTIFFANVYISITFMTCICVDRYIATLHPHTYLRLRNTWLTALVSGTVWLVSGSAMLAFMLTCPLSSKGKMCFEGFTSKEWSDLAPYSVCSLIFGSLLPSVVILVCYPLVAHRIAQIKNSTARGARRIIYAILAITILCFLPYHVVHLVHLLSRLSENQEDDWIYFLRRVTMALVSLNSLLDPMLYYFATGHYKWRLKRLRLKKKKGVYSISNGF, from the coding sequence ATGATGGAAAACGCATCCTCCGTCCACAGCGATGTCAAATTCCTGCTCTTCCAGCGCTACCTCTTCCCACCCGTCTACATCCTGGTGCTGGTTTTGGGATTGATTGGAAATCTGGGCGCGCTGTATTACTTCATCTTCAAAATCCAACAGAAATCGCCTTCGAACATATACATCATTAACCTAGCGGTGGCAGACACGCTTTTCCTGTTCGCCTTGCCCTTCCGCATTCACTACCACCTCAATGACAGCAACTGGATATTCGGCGATGCCATGTGTCGCATCACAGGCACGATATTCTTCGCCAACGTGTACATCAGCATCACCTTCATGACCTGCATCTGTGTTGACCGATACATCGCCACCCTCCACCCTCACACTTACCTTCGTCTTCGAAACACTTGGCTCACTGCGCTGGTGAGTGGTACAGTTTGGCTGGTTTCTGGGTCGGCCATGTTGGCCTTCATGCTAACATGCCCATTGTCAAGcaaagggaaaatgtgctttgaGGGATTCACATCAAAAGAATGGAGCGATTTGGCGCCCTATAGTGTTTGCAGCCTCATTTTTGGATCCCTTCTTCCTTCTGTGGTCATTTTGGTTTGCTACCCACTGGTGGCCCATCGAATTGCCCAAATCAAGAATTCGACCGCCCGTGGGGCTCGAAGGATCATTTATGCCATCCTGGCCATCACCATTCTGTGTTTCCTGCCTTACCATGTGGTCCATCTAGTGCACCTTCTGTCACGCTTGAGTGAAAATCAAGAAGATGACTGGATTTACTTTCTGCGTAGGGTGACCATGGCTCTGGTCAGTCTGAACAGCCTCTTAGACCCGATGTTGTACTATTTTGCCACCGGCCACTACAAGTGGAGGCTCAAAAGGCTGAGGCTGAAGAAGAAAAAGGGGGTTTATTCCATTTCCAATGGATTTTGA